From the Bacillus tuaregi genome, one window contains:
- the rsgA gene encoding ribosome small subunit-dependent GTPase A: protein MNMKNLGLTDRFIQESTQYSNLFIGRVSSQSKNIYKVLTEHGEMTAEISGKFLYSVKDPSEFPAVGDFVMVDRNDSTKGIGIIHHVLTRKSVFTRKAAGKKEELQVVAANIDTVFICMSLNNDFNLRRLERYLSIAWDSGAIPVVVLTKSDLCTEIEQRLNEVASVAIGVDVYVTTSTSDDGYQALKSYLTNGQTAAFIGSSGVGKSTLINCLLGQTVMDTSGIRNDDKGRHTTTRRELIMIEGTGVVIDTPGMRELGIMSADLTKSFADIDDLAATCKFNDCTHKNEPNCAVQKAIKDGMLSAERLESYRKLIKETKYEGLNSKMIEKEKLNSLFSEMGGIKNAKKFLKEQQKKKRR from the coding sequence ATGAATATGAAAAATTTAGGACTTACTGATCGATTTATTCAGGAGTCTACACAATATAGTAATCTTTTTATTGGCCGAGTTTCTTCACAATCTAAAAATATTTATAAGGTGTTGACGGAACACGGTGAAATGACAGCAGAGATATCTGGTAAGTTTCTCTATAGCGTCAAGGACCCTTCTGAATTCCCGGCTGTTGGTGATTTTGTAATGGTTGATCGGAATGATAGTACCAAAGGAATTGGAATTATTCATCATGTACTGACGCGTAAAAGTGTTTTTACAAGAAAGGCAGCAGGTAAAAAGGAAGAGCTGCAGGTTGTTGCGGCAAATATCGATACCGTTTTTATTTGCATGTCACTGAATAACGATTTTAATCTGCGCAGGCTGGAACGCTACCTTTCTATTGCTTGGGACAGTGGTGCGATACCGGTCGTGGTCCTGACAAAATCCGATCTCTGTACGGAAATTGAGCAACGGCTTAACGAAGTCGCTTCCGTTGCCATCGGTGTAGACGTATACGTTACGACAAGTACCTCTGATGATGGCTATCAAGCATTAAAAAGCTATCTGACGAATGGACAAACAGCTGCTTTTATCGGTTCATCTGGTGTGGGAAAATCAACCTTAATTAACTGTCTGCTTGGCCAAACAGTAATGGATACGAGTGGAATCAGAAACGACGATAAAGGTAGACATACAACGACAAGACGTGAATTAATCATGATAGAGGGTACTGGCGTAGTAATTGATACTCCAGGAATGCGTGAACTTGGTATCATGAGTGCTGATCTGACCAAATCCTTCGCGGATATTGATGATTTGGCAGCTACGTGTAAATTTAATGACTGTACTCACAAAAATGAACCTAACTGTGCTGTGCAAAAGGCCATTAAGGACGGTATGTTGTCAGCTGAAAGGCTAGAAAGCTATCGGAAACTCATAAAAGAAACCAAGTATGAAGGCTTGAATTCAAAAATGATTGAAAAAGAAAAGCTAAATAGTCTATTTAGTGAAATGGGCGGAATAAAAAATGCCAAGAAGTTCCTAAAAGAACAGCAAAAGAAAAAACGAAGATAA